Proteins encoded in a region of the Acidobacteriota bacterium genome:
- the ribH gene encoding 6,7-dimethyl-8-ribityllumazine synthase has protein sequence MKEFRGGLQGRGLKIGLVVSRFNETVTENLLAGALETLTRAGVSQDDLTVVRVPGGFEIPLAARRLARSHKGNLDALICLGCVIRGETPHFDYIASSLTTGINRVMMEEDIPIAYGVLTTDSVEQAINRSGLKYGNKGEEAALTALEMANLSREIQ, from the coding sequence ATGAAGGAGTTTCGCGGCGGCCTTCAAGGCCGGGGCCTCAAGATCGGTTTGGTGGTCAGCCGTTTCAACGAGACGGTGACCGAAAATCTGCTGGCCGGCGCTTTGGAGACCCTGACCCGAGCCGGTGTCAGCCAGGATGATCTGACTGTCGTGCGGGTGCCGGGCGGATTCGAGATCCCTCTGGCGGCGCGTCGTCTGGCCCGCTCTCACAAGGGGAATCTGGACGCCCTCATTTGCCTGGGCTGCGTGATTCGGGGCGAAACGCCCCATTTCGACTACATCGCTTCTTCGCTCACGACCGGCATCAACCGTGTGATGATGGAAGAGGACATTCCCATCGCCTACGGGGTTTTGACCACCGACAGCGTCGAGCAGGCCATCAACCGGTCAGGCCTCAAGTACGGCAACAAGGGCGAGGAAGCCGCCCTGACGGCCCTTGAAATGGCCAACCTGAGCCGGGAAATCCAGTAG
- a CDS encoding enoyl-CoA hydratase-related protein, producing the protein MGQYDNLLIEIEDAIAQVTINRPQALNALNGATLDELEEAFTRLEADGEVACIILTGAGEKAFAAGADINELAALEGHTGRLQALRGQRLFSLIEDLSKPVIAAVNGFCLGGGCEMAMACHIRLAAASARFGQPEVKLGLIPGYGGTQRLTRLVGQGRAMEIILSGAMISARRAEAMGLVNRVVEDADLLDECRKLAAQIKSNAPLALRYGLEAVRKGADMPLQEALRYEAALFGLSCASQDMKEGTRAFLEKRKAEFKGR; encoded by the coding sequence ATGGGCCAATACGACAATCTGCTCATCGAAATCGAAGACGCCATCGCCCAGGTGACCATCAACCGTCCGCAGGCCCTCAACGCCCTCAACGGCGCCACCCTGGATGAACTGGAGGAGGCCTTCACCCGTTTGGAGGCGGACGGTGAAGTGGCCTGCATCATCCTCACGGGAGCCGGCGAAAAGGCTTTCGCGGCGGGGGCCGACATCAACGAATTGGCCGCCCTGGAAGGCCATACGGGACGCCTGCAAGCGCTGCGGGGACAGAGGCTCTTTTCGCTCATCGAAGACCTCTCCAAGCCGGTAATCGCGGCCGTCAACGGATTTTGTCTTGGAGGGGGATGCGAAATGGCCATGGCCTGTCATATCCGCCTGGCCGCGGCTTCAGCGCGTTTCGGCCAACCCGAGGTCAAGCTGGGACTGATTCCCGGCTATGGAGGCACTCAGCGCCTGACCCGCCTGGTGGGCCAGGGGCGCGCCATGGAAATCATCCTCAGCGGCGCGATGATTTCGGCCCGGCGGGCCGAAGCGATGGGATTGGTCAACCGGGTGGTGGAGGACGCCGACCTGTTGGATGAATGCCGCAAGCTGGCGGCCCAAATCAAGTCCAACGCCCCCTTGGCGCTGCGTTACGGACTGGAGGCGGTGCGCAAGGGCGCCGATATGCCTTTGCAGGAGGCGCTGCGCTATGAGGCCGCGCTCTTCGGATTGAGTTGCGCCAGCCAAGATATGAAGGAGGGCACGCGGGCCTTCCTGGAGAAACGCAAGGCCGAGTTCAAAGGCCGCTAG
- a CDS encoding ATP-dependent Clp protease ATP-binding subunit, translating into MFEKYTEKARRVIFFARYEASQLGSRYIETEHLLLGLLREDKHLTGRFFQRSESAVENIRKQIEGQALGRDKVSTSVELPLSDESKRVLTFAAEEADRLLCNYIGTEHILLGLMRQDTSTAASLLQENGLRLSTVREAIAGPGNEKPTPAKSKDNLTLTEFSRDLSEAALAGKLDPLIGREGEIERVVQILCRRTKNNPVLIGEPGVGKTAIVEGLAQKIVNGEVPSMLGDKRLLALDISLVVAGTKYRGQFEERLKAIMKELAENPQFVIFIDELHTLVGAGSAEGSLDAANILKPALSRGEIQCIGATTPYEYRRSIEKDRALERRFQSIKVAPPSEEEAIEIIYGIKDRYEAFHGIEYTDDAVLASVRQSNRYIPDRFLPDKAIDVLDEAGARVKLKHTVQPEEVNRLQKQIKVIVRELDQAVSSKNFDEAVRLKNREQKERENLAVMRERWKLKSRKPLKVDADDIEEVISRWTGIPVSSLRQEETEKLMQMEDALHQRVISQDAAISALSRAIRRSRAGIRNPNRPVGSFLFLGPTGVGKTELAKSLSEFLFGSEKALMRFDMSEYMEKHSVSKLIGSPPGYVGHEEGGQLTEKIKRNPYSVVLLDEIEKAHFDVYNLLLQVFEDGQLTDSHGNTVDFKNAILIMTSNLGARHLNNPSPLGFGTGEGHNREVEDMIMTEVKRAFNPEFLNRLDEIILFESLTEDDLRQIIELLMGQVNDNLNAKQITIQLDPEVKQWIIAKTCQDRSYGARPLRRAVQKYIEDPISELIIQGELKEKQDLAIYLKQDELYHRSKDSESEGAPLFSPVQ; encoded by the coding sequence ATGTTCGAAAAGTACACCGAGAAAGCCAGACGGGTTATCTTCTTCGCGCGCTACGAAGCCAGCCAGTTAGGATCGCGTTATATCGAAACCGAGCATCTCCTGCTGGGCCTGCTGCGCGAAGACAAGCATCTAACGGGACGCTTCTTCCAGCGCTCGGAGTCGGCGGTCGAGAACATCCGCAAGCAGATCGAGGGTCAGGCCTTGGGTCGCGACAAGGTCTCCACTTCGGTGGAGCTGCCGCTCAGCGACGAGTCCAAGCGCGTGCTGACCTTCGCCGCCGAAGAAGCCGACAGGCTGCTTTGCAACTACATCGGCACCGAACACATCCTGCTGGGCCTGATGCGTCAGGACACCTCGACGGCGGCTTCGCTGCTGCAGGAAAACGGCTTGCGCCTGTCCACCGTGCGCGAGGCCATCGCCGGACCCGGCAACGAGAAGCCGACCCCTGCCAAGTCCAAGGACAATCTGACGCTGACCGAATTCAGCCGAGACCTCTCGGAGGCGGCTCTGGCCGGCAAGCTCGATCCCCTCATCGGACGCGAGGGCGAAATCGAGCGGGTGGTGCAGATCCTCTGCCGGCGCACCAAGAATAATCCCGTGCTCATCGGCGAGCCGGGAGTGGGGAAGACCGCCATCGTGGAAGGTCTGGCTCAAAAGATCGTCAACGGGGAAGTGCCTTCCATGCTGGGCGACAAGCGCCTGCTGGCTCTGGACATATCGCTGGTGGTGGCCGGCACCAAGTACCGCGGGCAGTTCGAGGAGCGGCTGAAGGCCATCATGAAGGAGCTGGCCGAGAATCCGCAGTTCGTGATCTTCATCGACGAGCTGCACACGCTGGTCGGGGCCGGCTCGGCCGAGGGCTCGCTGGACGCCGCCAACATTCTCAAGCCCGCCCTCTCCCGCGGCGAGATCCAATGCATCGGCGCCACCACGCCCTACGAGTACCGCCGCTCCATCGAGAAGGACCGCGCGCTGGAACGCCGCTTCCAGAGCATCAAGGTGGCCCCTCCCTCGGAGGAGGAGGCCATCGAGATCATCTACGGCATCAAGGACCGCTACGAGGCCTTCCACGGCATCGAGTACACCGATGACGCGGTGCTGGCTTCGGTGCGCCAGTCCAACCGCTACATTCCCGACCGTTTTCTGCCCGACAAGGCCATCGACGTGCTGGACGAGGCGGGAGCCCGGGTCAAGCTCAAACATACGGTGCAGCCCGAGGAGGTCAACCGCCTGCAGAAGCAGATCAAGGTTATCGTCCGCGAGCTGGATCAGGCCGTCTCCAGCAAGAACTTCGATGAAGCCGTGCGCCTCAAGAACCGCGAGCAGAAGGAGCGCGAGAATCTGGCGGTGATGCGCGAGCGCTGGAAACTCAAGTCGCGCAAGCCGCTCAAGGTCGACGCCGACGACATCGAAGAAGTCATCTCGCGCTGGACGGGCATCCCAGTCAGTTCTCTGCGTCAGGAAGAGACGGAAAAACTGATGCAGATGGAAGACGCACTGCATCAGCGGGTCATCAGCCAGGACGCCGCCATATCGGCCCTCTCGCGGGCCATCCGCCGCTCGCGCGCCGGTATCCGCAACCCCAACCGCCCGGTGGGATCTTTTCTCTTCCTGGGACCCACGGGAGTGGGCAAGACGGAACTGGCCAAGTCGCTCTCGGAGTTCCTTTTCGGCAGCGAGAAGGCGCTCATGCGCTTCGACATGTCGGAGTACATGGAAAAGCACTCGGTTTCAAAGCTGATCGGATCGCCTCCCGGATACGTGGGGCACGAAGAAGGCGGTCAACTGACCGAGAAGATCAAACGAAACCCCTATTCGGTGGTGCTGCTGGACGAGATCGAAAAAGCCCATTTCGACGTTTACAACCTGCTTCTGCAGGTCTTCGAGGACGGGCAGTTGACCGACTCGCACGGCAATACCGTCGACTTCAAAAACGCCATATTGATCATGACCTCCAACCTGGGGGCCCGTCATCTCAACAACCCTTCCCCGCTCGGCTTCGGAACCGGAGAGGGCCACAACCGCGAGGTGGAAGACATGATCATGACCGAAGTCAAGAGGGCCTTCAATCCGGAGTTTCTCAACCGGCTCGACGAGATTATTCTCTTCGAGTCCCTGACCGAAGACGACTTGCGCCAGATCATCGAATTGCTGATGGGCCAGGTCAACGACAATCTCAATGCCAAGCAGATCACCATCCAGCTCGACCCCGAGGTCAAGCAGTGGATCATCGCCAAAACCTGCCAGGATCGCTCCTACGGGGCGCGTCCGTTGCGCAGGGCGGTGCAGAAGTACATCGAGGATCCCATATCCGAGTTGATTATCCAGGGCGAACTGAAAGAAAAGCAGGATCTGGCCATCTATCTCAAGCAGGATGAGCTGTACCACCGCAGCAAGGACTCCGAGAGCGAAGGGGCGCCGTTGTTTTCCCCGGTTCAGTAG
- the nusB gene encoding transcription antitermination factor NusB, with product MSSRRKSRECALQMLFQGEFNHYSPSRISRTFWSLYPADPETRRFAQFLFNAVHEHGEEIDQRIRRHAQHWRLERMAGVDRNVLRLAIAELLHADTPEAVVIDEAVEIARRFSARESSDFVNGILDSVMREIKEESQPAG from the coding sequence ATGAGCAGTCGACGCAAGTCCAGGGAATGCGCTCTCCAGATGCTCTTTCAAGGCGAATTCAATCACTATTCTCCGAGCCGGATCTCGCGCACTTTCTGGTCGCTTTACCCAGCCGATCCCGAGACGCGCCGTTTCGCCCAGTTTCTCTTCAACGCGGTTCACGAGCATGGTGAGGAGATCGACCAGCGCATACGGCGTCACGCCCAGCATTGGCGCCTGGAGCGCATGGCGGGGGTGGACCGCAACGTGCTCCGCCTGGCCATAGCCGAGCTGCTTCATGCCGACACGCCCGAAGCCGTAGTCATCGACGAGGCCGTCGAGATCGCCCGCCGCTTCAGCGCCCGCGAGTCTTCTGATTTCGTCAATGGAATCCTCGACTCGGTCATGCGCGAGATCAAAGAGGAAAGCCAACCCGCAGGCTAG
- a CDS encoding CDP-alcohol phosphatidyltransferase family protein, translated as MTYANQLTILRMILVPLFLGLIAYGFPVAALAVFVFAGISDVADGYIARNWPDQKSELGEVLDPVADKVLLMTSFLALTIQRDVFDLRIPLWLAIAVIGRDLLLVVAGLIIRLTVGKRRFPPSLLGKRTTFFQLLTVFLVLLSSLTPIHGLLFLIVCYVTLALTVISGLDYSIRGVRIIKRHET; from the coding sequence ATGACCTACGCCAATCAACTGACCATTCTGCGCATGATTCTGGTTCCTCTTTTCTTGGGCCTGATCGCCTACGGATTCCCCGTGGCGGCTTTGGCGGTGTTTGTTTTCGCCGGCATCAGCGACGTGGCCGACGGTTATATCGCCCGCAACTGGCCCGACCAGAAGTCTGAGCTGGGCGAAGTACTCGATCCGGTTGCCGACAAGGTGCTGCTGATGACCAGCTTCCTGGCCCTCACCATACAGCGCGATGTCTTCGACCTGCGTATTCCCCTGTGGCTGGCCATCGCCGTCATTGGACGCGACCTGCTGCTGGTGGTGGCGGGCCTCATCATTCGCCTCACGGTGGGCAAGCGCCGCTTTCCGCCTTCGCTGCTCGGCAAACGCACCACCTTCTTCCAGCTCTTGACCGTGTTCTTGGTGCTGCTCAGCAGCCTCACGCCGATTCACGGGCTGCTCTTTCTAATCGTCTGTTATGTAACCTTGGCTTTGACAGTGATTTCAGGGCTAGACTATTCTATCCGCGGCGTGCGCATCATCAAGCGGCACGAAACCTGA
- a CDS encoding FtsX-like permease family protein, whose amino-acid sequence MKFQLFVAGRYLRARSRQAVISVVTLVSVAGVAAGVMALHIALALNEGIQQEFLTRILGATSHLNVRSLTSSVIKDYPAWLRQLEQLQEVESATPTLSGYALLESSFREQPAIIRGVDLEDRREYRQVIENIRAGTLEGFDSGSRPSIILGTGLADILSVKVGDRLVAIGTRGGVSPMGRMPRYRHFEIIAIYETGLWDYDTNLALISIPAAQRFYDYGPDQANLIELRIEDLHQAEQVAERLRNLLGEGFQVQTWMQLNQPLFAALRLEKLGLMIAIGLIVLVAALNIVSTLTLMVTEKGRDIAIITAMGGSARTINGIFMLQGVIIGVVGALLGSILGIAISLYLDASRFIPLDPQVYQISYVPFKVQVFDGIFIALFSVLISFLATLYPARAAARLDPVVALRND is encoded by the coding sequence GTGAAGTTTCAGCTCTTCGTGGCGGGACGATACTTGCGGGCCCGCAGCCGTCAGGCGGTGATTTCAGTCGTCACTTTGGTTTCGGTGGCGGGAGTGGCCGCCGGAGTGATGGCCCTGCACATCGCCCTGGCCCTCAACGAAGGCATTCAGCAGGAGTTTCTGACCCGCATCCTGGGAGCCACCTCCCATCTCAACGTGCGCAGCCTCACAAGCAGCGTCATCAAGGACTACCCGGCCTGGCTGCGCCAGCTTGAGCAGTTGCAGGAAGTGGAATCAGCCACCCCCACGCTTTCCGGCTACGCCTTGCTGGAAAGCTCTTTCCGCGAACAGCCCGCCATAATCCGGGGAGTCGATCTCGAGGATCGCCGCGAGTACCGCCAGGTCATCGAGAACATCAGGGCGGGGACGTTGGAGGGATTCGATTCGGGGTCCCGCCCCTCCATCATCCTGGGCACCGGACTGGCCGATATTTTGAGCGTCAAGGTGGGCGACAGGTTAGTGGCCATCGGCACTCGGGGAGGTGTTTCCCCAATGGGACGCATGCCCCGCTACAGGCATTTCGAAATCATCGCCATCTACGAGACGGGGCTGTGGGACTACGATACCAATCTGGCCCTGATCTCCATCCCGGCGGCCCAGCGTTTTTACGACTATGGTCCCGACCAGGCCAATCTCATCGAGCTGCGAATCGAGGACCTCCACCAGGCCGAACAGGTGGCCGAGCGTTTGCGCAACCTGCTGGGAGAGGGCTTTCAGGTGCAGACCTGGATGCAACTCAATCAGCCCTTGTTCGCCGCCCTGCGGCTGGAGAAACTGGGACTGATGATCGCCATCGGACTGATCGTTCTGGTGGCGGCCCTCAACATCGTCAGCACCCTGACACTGATGGTCACGGAGAAGGGCCGCGACATCGCCATCATTACCGCCATGGGAGGCAGCGCCCGCACCATCAACGGCATCTTCATGCTGCAAGGCGTCATCATCGGCGTGGTGGGCGCCCTGCTGGGCAGCATCCTGGGGATCGCCATCAGCTTGTACCTGGACGCCTCCCGCTTCATCCCCCTGGACCCCCAGGTCTATCAGATCTCCTACGTGCCCTTTAAAGTGCAGGTCTTCGACGGCATCTTCATCGCCCTCTTTTCAGTGCTGATCAGCTTTCTGGCAACTCTCTACCCGGCCCGTGCGGCGGCCCGGCTCGACCCGGTGGTGGCACTTCGCAATGACTGA
- a CDS encoding ABC transporter ATP-binding protein, translating into MTDQALLQVRALRKSFPSGDRTLQVLREVDLVVPRGTSVAIMGASGSGKSTFLHLTGGMEKPDSGEIWVEGQNIALLQGRRLAQYRNRKVGFVFQFHHLLSEFSALENVMFPLLLSGGSFARSRSQAARWLGEVGLSERAHHRPGQLSGGEQQRVAVARALVGSPSLLLADEPTGDLDEQTSESIHRLLMNLHRRYDLTSVIVTHDSSLAALCDQRRLMAGGRLTSLE; encoded by the coding sequence ATGACTGACCAGGCCCTTCTTCAAGTCCGTGCCCTGCGAAAGAGCTTTCCCTCGGGCGACCGAACCTTGCAGGTGCTGCGCGAGGTCGATCTCGTCGTCCCAAGGGGAACCTCGGTGGCCATCATGGGAGCCAGCGGATCGGGCAAGAGCACCTTCTTGCATCTGACGGGCGGCATGGAGAAACCCGATTCGGGGGAGATTTGGGTGGAAGGACAGAATATCGCCCTGTTGCAGGGCAGGCGCCTGGCCCAGTACCGCAACCGCAAGGTCGGCTTCGTCTTCCAGTTTCATCACCTTCTCTCGGAGTTCAGCGCCCTCGAGAACGTCATGTTCCCGCTCTTGCTGAGCGGCGGTTCCTTCGCCCGGAGCCGTTCCCAGGCGGCCCGCTGGCTGGGGGAGGTGGGGCTGTCGGAAAGGGCCCATCACCGGCCCGGACAGCTCTCGGGCGGCGAGCAGCAGCGCGTGGCGGTGGCCCGCGCATTGGTGGGATCGCCCTCGCTGCTGCTGGCCGACGAGCCCACCGGGGACCTCGACGAACAGACCTCGGAGAGCATCCACCGACTTCTCATGAACCTCCATCGGCGCTACGATCTGACCTCCGTCATCGTCACTCATGACTCGTCGCTGGCGGCGCTGTGCGATCAGAGGCGGTTGATGGCGGGAGGGCGCCTGACGTCCCTGGAGTAG